A segment of the Candidatus Eisenbacteria bacterium genome:
TGGTGCGGGTTCAGGCGGTTCTCGAGCCGGTTGTAGTCGTCGTTCGGAGTCTTGAGCAGGAGGACGCCGCCCGGCTCGAGAACCCTCGCCGCCGATCGGAGGAGCGGCTCGCCCGACGGGAGATGCTCGATCACCTCGCTCGAGAACACCACGCCCATGGATGCATCCGGGAACGGGAGCGGGGTGCCGGCGTCGTGCACGAGGAACCGTAGATTGGACCGTCGGTGGCGTTCGCGCGCGGCGCGGATCGCGTCCTCCGACCGATCGAGTCCGCAGACCTCGCGGGCTCGTGTGGCGAAGAGCGCGGCGCCGGCCCCTTCGTTCGTCCCCACGTCCAGAACCGAGCGGCCATCGACCTCGGGCAGCGCCAGGTGATACGGGATCAGGTTCACGCGCACGAAGCCGGCGGGCTGAGGACCGAGCACGAGTCGCTCGCACGCGACGCCGCTCGGCACGCCGCCGAAGTCCTCATACGGCCGGATCCGGATGTAATGGGCCCCCAGCGAGCCCAGGACGAGCTTCAGGTTACCGGCCGCGCGGGTGAGGAGCCGCCGGGCGTAATGGACGTCCCGGTACCGGACGAGCGCGGCGAGGAAGCGGAGGGCTCGGGAGCTAATCGGGGAGAATGGCCCCTTCGACGGGACAGGCTTCCAGACACGCGTTGCAGCTCACACAGTCCTCGGCCACGATGAGGTACCAGCCCGTCCCCTTGGCGTTCTCCCCCTCGCCCTTCTTGATGCAGTCGACGGGGCAAACATCCACGCAGGAGCTCTCTCCCTCGCAGATGTTCTTCACGATCTCGTACGCCATCTTCCCTACCTCCGAATCGAGGGTCCTAGCGGACCTGGAGCATGCGGTCGAGCGCCGTCTTCGCCCACCGCTTCGTCGACTCGGGCACCCGGACGATGTTCACGGGTTCCCCCGAGAGGATGCTCTCGAGCGCCCACAACAGATTTTGCGGCGAGATGCGATACATGGTAGCGCACATGCAGAAGTCTTTCGAGAGAATCACGATGCGCTTCTCGGGCATCGTCTTCGCAAGCCTCTGGACGAGGTGGTACTCGGTTCCGACCGCCCAGCTCGATCCGGGCGGGGCCTCGCGCAGGGTCTGGATGATGAACTCCGTGGAGCCCACGAGATCCGCCACGCGCGCCACCTCGTGCGGCACCTCCG
Coding sequences within it:
- a CDS encoding class I SAM-dependent methyltransferase, with the protein product MPSGVACERLVLGPQPAGFVRVNLIPYHLALPEVDGRSVLDVGTNEGAGAALFATRAREVCGLDRSEDAIRAARERHRRSNLRFLVHDAGTPLPFPDASMGVVFSSEVIEHLPSGEPLLRSAARVLEPGGVLLLKTPNDDYNRLENRLNPHHVNSYTATRLEAELRRHFTDVVIEGITYDVTLDATPEPMPDGPEDPIASPYRFGDPIRIDRAVVVR
- a CDS encoding 4Fe-4S dicluster domain-containing protein — translated: MAYEIVKNICEGESSCVDVCPVDCIKKGEGENAKGTGWYLIVAEDCVSCNACLEACPVEGAILPD